A region from the Leptospira venezuelensis genome encodes:
- a CDS encoding DNA-3-methyladenine glycosylase I produces MLRSCMISFEKIRKRAAKRKGGEKILQTLLPKVPPKSKLSRITDDRILSEMTKRVFSAGFVWKVVENKWPGFEEAFLGFDPAKLLKQPNRFWEDLSSDERIIRNAQKISSVRKNAQFVIDVAIEHGSFGKFLADWPIQDQIGLLDYLSKGGSRLGEMTGQYFLRFIGRDSFILSSDVILCLRDTGLPISKSGKSKKDLTLIQNQLNTWVEETGLSYTHLSRICAFSIGENYHIEEE; encoded by the coding sequence ATGCTCAGATCCTGTATGATCTCTTTTGAAAAGATCCGAAAACGAGCTGCTAAAAGAAAAGGTGGAGAGAAAATATTACAAACTCTCCTACCTAAAGTACCTCCTAAAAGTAAACTGAGTCGAATTACCGATGATCGTATCCTCAGTGAGATGACAAAGCGTGTCTTCTCCGCGGGATTCGTATGGAAAGTCGTCGAAAACAAATGGCCCGGATTTGAAGAAGCGTTTTTAGGATTTGATCCGGCAAAACTATTGAAGCAGCCGAATCGGTTTTGGGAGGACTTAAGTTCCGACGAAAGGATCATTCGTAACGCGCAAAAAATTTCTTCTGTAAGAAAGAACGCACAGTTCGTTATAGATGTTGCGATAGAACACGGAAGTTTCGGAAAATTTTTGGCAGATTGGCCAATCCAGGATCAAATCGGCTTATTGGATTATCTTTCTAAAGGAGGATCAAGGTTGGGCGAGATGACCGGGCAATATTTTTTACGCTTTATCGGAAGAGATTCCTTTATACTATCTTCGGACGTAATATTATGTTTACGTGATACAGGTCTTCCGATCTCCAAATCCGGAAAATCCAAAAAGGATCTAACCCTTATTCAAAATCAATTGAATACCTGGGTCGAAGAAACAGGCCTATCATATACACATTTATCCCGGATCTGTGCATTTTCGATCGGCGAAAATTATCACATAGAAGAAGAGTAG
- a CDS encoding carboxymuconolactone decarboxylase family protein, with protein sequence MNTRFNYAKVYPQVLEKMMEMENFAKNSGIETKLYELIKIRASQINGCAFCINMHTVDARKSGEEERRIYLLNAWREAPYYSEKERAALELTEYVTKISEHGVSDDLYARVRAQFEEKEFIALIVVINTINSWNRIAISTGMTAPN encoded by the coding sequence ATGAACACAAGATTCAATTACGCCAAAGTATATCCCCAAGTTTTGGAAAAAATGATGGAGATGGAAAACTTTGCAAAAAATTCAGGGATCGAAACTAAACTTTACGAGCTAATTAAGATCAGAGCTTCTCAAATCAATGGCTGCGCTTTCTGTATTAACATGCACACTGTAGACGCAAGAAAATCAGGAGAAGAGGAAAGAAGAATCTATCTTTTGAACGCATGGAGAGAGGCTCCTTATTATTCTGAAAAAGAAAGAGCTGCTTTGGAATTAACAGAGTACGTGACTAAAATTTCGGAGCATGGAGTTTCTGATGATCTGTATGCAAGAGTTAGAGCTCAGTTTGAAGAAAAGGAATTTATAGCCCTGATAGTTGTAATTAACACGATCAATTCCTGGAATCGGATCGCAATCTCCACTGGGATGACTGCTCCTAACTAA
- a CDS encoding methyl-accepting chemotaxis protein, with the protein MNRNLELERQGEVAANYLRIFLTLVFIFGTAFGLIWKSGIQAVLGYYIGGIIAYSFIIFFSIFVMKFFGYKPWLKYATVFMEFIGYAIVQAGYFGTEDQWKPNGILSPANYGIYFLILAGTIFRFNPRFTFITSTVLAVQFTAMSLALTILNPQLLTMGYEGMIRLRSPLVILMGVFIFAFGVTISYATKFVRRLVEEAQNAEERAIRNYTSAKEILQSSETVAEELRKSLIDVEDVAKANEDSSRDLASMVEETSATLEEMGASIESIAKMAEQQDEFGDDTSTSIDKWKDQMVRVFEAVSFARSLGEGSAATAIEGEGTVRVALDVFSQFKGTVQEVSKILGVIQDLAGKTNLLSLNAAIEAARAGEAGKGFSVVAEEVSKLADSSSRNAKEIVKQIGALGEASDTSSEKFGELVQAFRELTSGIGSIGEALAQVGDSVDKQKSLSTEVEDKNKHIRDLSKEMKNSTLEQSNGAKQILSGIEYLSRRSMEMSEITEKLRTSLERLKGTSQSLTKTLEATKLE; encoded by the coding sequence TTTTCGGAACTGCATTTGGGTTGATTTGGAAAAGCGGGATCCAGGCCGTTTTAGGTTATTATATAGGCGGCATCATCGCATATTCCTTCATAATCTTCTTTTCAATTTTTGTAATGAAGTTTTTCGGCTATAAACCTTGGCTGAAATATGCCACAGTGTTCATGGAATTTATTGGTTATGCAATTGTGCAGGCAGGATATTTCGGAACAGAAGATCAGTGGAAACCAAATGGTATATTGAGCCCTGCTAATTATGGGATCTATTTTTTAATCTTAGCCGGGACTATTTTTAGGTTTAATCCCAGATTTACATTTATCACTTCTACCGTTTTAGCAGTGCAATTTACCGCGATGTCGCTGGCACTTACTATTCTGAACCCACAACTTCTTACCATGGGTTATGAAGGAATGATCCGTTTGAGATCTCCTTTGGTAATTTTGATGGGAGTATTTATTTTCGCATTTGGAGTTACTATATCCTATGCGACTAAGTTTGTAAGAAGATTGGTAGAAGAGGCACAAAACGCAGAAGAAAGAGCCATCCGAAATTATACTTCTGCGAAAGAGATCCTACAAAGTTCTGAAACAGTAGCGGAAGAACTTCGCAAATCCTTAATAGATGTAGAAGATGTTGCGAAAGCAAATGAGGATAGTAGTCGCGATCTTGCAAGTATGGTAGAAGAAACGTCCGCTACCCTGGAAGAGATGGGCGCAAGTATTGAATCCATCGCGAAGATGGCGGAACAACAGGATGAATTCGGGGATGATACTTCTACTTCTATAGACAAATGGAAAGACCAAATGGTCCGAGTGTTTGAGGCAGTCTCTTTTGCGAGAAGTTTGGGAGAAGGATCTGCGGCTACCGCGATAGAAGGAGAGGGCACAGTCCGAGTTGCATTAGATGTGTTCTCTCAATTTAAGGGTACTGTCCAAGAAGTGAGTAAGATTTTAGGAGTAATCCAGGATCTTGCAGGAAAAACAAATTTACTTTCATTGAATGCAGCCATCGAAGCCGCTAGGGCTGGTGAGGCTGGAAAAGGATTTTCAGTAGTTGCAGAAGAAGTAAGTAAACTTGCTGATTCTTCTTCTCGAAATGCAAAAGAAATCGTAAAACAGATCGGCGCCTTGGGAGAAGCTTCCGATACAAGTTCCGAAAAATTCGGAGAGTTGGTCCAGGCATTCCGTGAATTGACTTCAGGAATAGGTTCTATCGGAGAAGCACTTGCTCAAGTCGGGGATTCCGTGGACAAACAAAAAAGTCTTTCTACCGAAGTGGAGGACAAGAACAAACATATCCGAGATCTTTCAAAGGAGATGAAAAATTCTACATTAGAACAATCGAATGGAGCAAAACAGATCCTGAGTGGAATAGAATATCTAAGTAGAAGATCCATGGAGATGTCTGAAATCACAGAAAAGCTCAGAACTAGTTTAGAAAGACTGAAAGGTACTTCCCAATCTTTAACAAAAACTTTAGAAGCTACTAAGTTAGAATAG